gcactccacaacaaaggactattcaacacaaaaatatttttcagttcgaatcggtagttcctgagattagccattactgctccgctcctactgaatatagcgtgatgatatatagcctatagcactctacgaacaaagggctatccaacgcaaaaagaatttttcagtttggaccggtagttcctgagattagccattactgccccgctcctattgggtatagcgtgatgatatatagcttatagcactccacgaacaaagggctatccaacgcaaaaagaatttttcagtttggaccggtagttcctgagattagccattactgccccgctcctattgggtatagcgtgatgatatatagcttatagcactccacgaacaaagggctatccaacgcaaaaagaatttttcagtttggaccggtagttcctgagattagccattactgccccgctcctattgggtatagcgtgatgatatatagcctatagcactccacgaacaaagggctatccaacgcaaaagaatttttcagtttggaccggtagttcctgagattagccattactgccccgctcctattgggtatagcgtgatgatatatagcttatagcactccacgaacaaagggctatccaacgcaaaaagaatttttcagtttggaccggtagttcctgagattagccattactgccccgctcctattgggtatagcgtgatgatatatagcttatagcactccacgaacaaagggctatccaatgcaaaaataatttttcagtttggaccggtagttcctgagattagccattactgccccgctcctattgggtatagcgtgatgatatatagcctatagcactccacgaacaaagggctatccaacgtaaaaagaatttttcggtttggaccggtagttcctgagattagcgcgttcaaacaaacaaacaaacaaacaaacaaacaaacaaacaaacaaacaaactcttcagctttatataatagtatagatagtaaaaaaatattaaatttcaaatgccccataaaaataattctttgtatCAACAATCGCTTTTTCTTTACTGAAATGAACTTCAAatagtttactttattttaggtatagacaaaataatatttcgattgaccCTTAAAGTatctcaatgtttgccggcaaacataacagctacattgacatttacgtgtgtcacaggaatataaccttatatactacataataaggttatttttcagTATATAATATCCATAGAAGTGTTAATGTTGTATTTGTTCACCTACTTTTGTAGttaaatgtacataaaaaagGTTTTCAAACTGAAAAGGGTATGAcgatatcacaaaaaaaatgttttttgtttaattatttctgtatatttatttaaataatttataagctaGACTAGGGAAATAATAAACCTGCTTTTGCTTTACTTTTCATCTCCTTTActctttatacaataaatttatattttattatacatagcGAGGTTTTTTATGTCCTTGACTAGactatatttagataaaaaaaaatgtttttttacataaacacTGAAAGAAAACTCCAAAAttcttaatgaaataaattttattgccctttaacttaataaataataataaataaaaaaatagaaataataattacgcCTACGAATATCACCATTTTATATACTATTGAGTAAATTGTTGGTTCCATTCGATAATCGAATGAGTCGATTattcgaataattttaaatcgattttacacaaaaataattataggtagTAAGAAAATACTGTCATTTAATTGaccttatttaatttctatcttAATAgccatttattaaatattgtcaatactattaaaacataaaaaacagttttgttcaataaaaaatgttattagttgTACGAAATAGTCGAAAATGACAATTTAGAACCCTTTGCCGTGTTTAAAAGCCTAAAAAGCAGTGCAAAATAGCGCGTGTTGCGAAGAAAGTCGCGGTGAAAAGCTAgtctataaaactaaaattggaGTACATTGCGTCAGAAATAAAGTGTTTTTGGTGACAAATTGACAGTAGTATTAATCAGGAAtcaattattgtgtaataaataagtaatgttaTTCTCAGCATTAgatattgcattattttattattacttttattgaaatcattCATAGTTTTTGACACTCATCCATCTTGCGTGACGTCAATAAAGGATGGAGTTATTCGTTGTATTCCCGAAACATTGGCAGTATACAGTAATTTTGTTGCGTTTAAATGATGTTTATATCATGTACCCAATTGTGATCTATTTGAGATCAAGAAACTTTCTAATAAAGCTTCCCTAGGCTTTAAGGTGCTTTTGTAAACCAAAGTTTCCAgcaactgtaaaaaaaatactttagtcaAATTATCTATAGTAGGACATAGGAGCCTGATAATGAGTTAAGACAGCCTAAAACTTTTTGATATAAAGGTTTCCATCGTGAATCATCGATATAGTTAAAATCGATGATCGATACTATCGATTATTCGAATGAATCAATTAAATCGAAGATTCGTCTCGAATTTCTATTGATTCCTAAATTAGATTATTCGAATGAATCAATTATAGGTAATTTCTTTCGAATTTCTATGGATTTATCGATAGCTTCACATATTTTAGGAGTTCATTACACGTCTGTAGCTGCTAGAAACTTGTTTATAAGAAGCTCCAAAGAACTTTTAAGCTAATCAGTTCGATAACTGAGCGATTTACTATTTATTGATGTATGCATTCATTGATGACATTGCACAAAGTCTctgaaacagaaaaaatatgaattagatttcaattaatttctgGATGCAAGATTTTTCGTATACGTAAGTGTGGGTAGGTACAAGTATAGTGTAAAGGCATATAAAAACGATTTCTatgaataaaaagaatatttacaaaatcatatttatttagttcaaaaCTTATTCTTGTTTATTTCACACCTAAAGTTTCATTAacttattgtattatgtttaagGAGATACGTATGCGGTTTCCTTTTAAGAAGTAAGATGCAATATCAACCCTAATTTGTAAGAAACACTTACCCAATAACATCTGACAGATCCTTAGCGTGGCAGATCCATTTGTGTCCTAGATTTTCGCTCTTATCGTAAGCGTGTAGTTTGATCGTAGCGCCCCCTTCCGATCTAGACTCCAGGACGGACCTGTACAGCTGGAACAAGAGGTCGATATAAATCCCTCCTAGCctaatttcggccatggcgccaatctcaacagagatcagccatgcaggagatattatagcgcataaaaaaaacattagaaaccacccaacaccttgaattaagaagtattgtttggtattccactgcgctcgccatcctgtgacatgagatgttaagtcttatgcccagttacactggctacaatgtcctccaaaccggaacacaacagtgactacactttgctacttggcggcaaaaatacagtggtacctacccatgcggactctcacatatgagaggcctaccaccaatATTGACTATAAATAAAGTAGTACAAACATATACCTTAAGGCCAACGACGAAGGGCACGATGACGTCATCCTTGGCGTGCAGTATGAGCACGGGCAGCGCCGGGGCGCGCGACAAGTGTGCGTCCGACATGAAGCGCTGGCCGCGGTCGCTGCGGAACGGCGCCACGAACGTACTCTCGTAGTACGGCAGCCACGTCACCAGCTGAGAATCGATTTAGAATCGATTATTCAAATCGGTTGTGGcgattattatgtataatggcatgatgttttgtttgcatcatgtttcctgacaattataatattgatggtTGACAGCCCAATtggcttaaggcgatacctcaaggtccattttcatacattttgtttcacctttaatctgggtaactaaacaagtattggcaagtaaagaatttaaattcacgtctagttagtgattagttctcgcagttgaaagaaaaacgtaaaaataattaataatcatggatatttcggcctttaaaatttaatatgacgaaattttttttaaaccagaTTAAAggttaaacaaaatgtatgaaaatggaccttgaggtatcgccttaagctacttttaaaaaaggaggttttcaattcgaatgtgttttttattcgaaaaattgATACTCAAAAATGGGAGAGAATCTGTAGCGGTTAAGGTAGTTCATAATAGTCGGCCATTTGTTCAATACACATACCTTAGATAGTGGATGTTTCGCAACTTCATCGGGCAAGTTGTTGAATGGCGCTTCGAGTATGAGCCCGTTGGGGAGCGGCAGGGGCGTGGAACGTTCTAGAACGCTCGTGGAAAGCTCCTTTAGGTTACCTAGCAGGTGTGACGATATCGCTGTacctataaacaaataattatattataaaacacacgCTTTTTACACCCGAAGGGGtaaacagaggcgcaactattgcacccacttttcgccgtacgtattccgttccatgatgtgatagggggcgagcctatcataaCATTGTATCCGTATAATGATGGTACACACGGtcctaatttttatatttggttttatattcatattattatgaactATCGCTGTCGgatctagttaaataaataaataaataattctggtTTTCTAACGTCTATCAGTAAATTCATACACCtcgatatgttttttatactccaccttatttttttttactattttttcctTATCTAATTCACATTAGTTTAGAAGTAGTTTAGTAATATctgtaaatgtattaaatgaaTTCACCCAACGAATGCCCCCACACGAATATGGGCGGCTTGCGGTCCCCCTTGTCCACCGTGGTTCGAAGCCACTCGTACACCACCAGGGAATCTTCCACCACGCCGTTTTCGGTGGGTCGAATCTTAGTGGAATCGCCGTAACCTGCAAATAAACaccctgtattattattaaccttCGTCGGACCAGGTCGCCAACTCCCTGAATATGCCATTAAGCGTAACGGTGCACCAAGCCGAAGATCGCGCCTCGTGGAGAAGACCTTGGACGGGATCACGGTCCTCAGTAATGAGgggccgactgaagagagagattattattaaccttaTTGGTTTAGGGGGGTAAAGGTTGCCattgtagaggaacagatggttacatTCCTTTATGGAAGGAGAAGATCTCCAGTCAGGCAGGTGTtgcttgtgaccggccgcggcccctatGACGGTTCCTGATATGATGGTATATATGTTGCGCGTCGAGCAAATTCTACCATCGCGAGTCAGAATCATCtgtcgccatctagcgtgattgctGTGCGTTATCACTAGAATTATGTCAATGCATCGATCTTGAAGTTCCATTGATGTTGAGATGGCCTGTGTATGCATTAATTGTGCTACTACAACGGGGGCGGTTacgcaaacaaaaaacaaatatatttctgcGATATGTTATTTCAAGTTGGGTAGTTCCGTTTTCTAAAACTGTAGATAGCGCTGGTATCGTCGCTcgagcgacgatagcctagttggtagtagaacggtctgccgagacgaatgtccgcaggtacaaatcccaacggcacacacctctggcttttctaaaaaatcatgtgtgtattctttgtgaatttatcgttcgctttaacggtgaaggaaaacatcgtgaggaaacctgcacatcggAGATAGTTTCTTTATAGgagtttcgaaggtgtgtgaagtctaccaatccgcactaggccagcgtggtggactaaggccaaatccctctcagaagtagaggaggcccgtgctcagcagtgggcaagtatataatacagggctgatattattattagatagcGCTGGCGTCGTATAAGTGGTGCTTTGGACTACTAcaattattaaaagatttttatatcttGAAAGGCATTTTACACCTTGacgcaaataatttaaaaatgattttcattTGAGAGGCTTGTTGCTTACTTCATTAACTATATAGAAattacacacactcacaccttttatccccgaagggataggcaaaGGCGCGACAGGTGCACCCGCTTtacgccgtgtgtattccgtcccatgatgtgataggtggcgagcctatcgccatatcgagctcAAATTCCGGATTGATACGaagtaaacaaatttaatatcactTAAAATCCTATCATATTGTCACTTACCTCTATAATCGAATGCTATCGTGTGAAAATCCATTTGCTGAAAGAATTTATACAACTGTATTCTATGTTCGGCCGCACGAGAATTCGAGTTACCTGTAACATATCAAAATACAGAATACGCGCAAGTGACGTCATAGGGAATTACGTGCaaaagaaagaaagagatggagtgATATCGCCACTACGCGACCGCTTTTGCACATtgcattatttgaaatatttattactgtcTTATTACTTAACCAATTTTATTAGAGTATTCGTAGCTTCCTTTAAAAAATCAGTAACATTTgctattacatatagaataattaagAAAATCAAATACCGTGACAATATAACATTATGGGCGTCTTGGAGTTCGCTAGTTCCTGGTCTAATATCCTGTTTAGTTCCTCTTTGTCTTGATTCTTCTCGAAGTTTCCTTTTAACCTTTCGTACACTGATTTTGGTAGTATGTGCCACAGACCTGAAATAAGAGGAAATAACTCcatgaaaatgttttactagtttttgctgtCTTTCCagggaaaaaaatgtatttcccaaaataaatatacgtaaggAAATTTTAGCCTTTTTTTATCTCACTTggcttttttttttgtttgtctcaATACATTCGGTTTatccaataatatattgaacaaatgagttctttcctgccagcccgagctggcttctttgtttactttgtattctttaatttattttatgtccaatataaagtctttagttatataagcgacataattggagtaataattcaatattctcatgtaccttgacttatcataagtgcaactatgttcgcctacgtgatgaataaagaattgtatttttttaaaaacgcaCATATAAAACAGATAGAACACAAAAATCTATTTCGTTAAgtgcatttattttgagaaatatatCATGTaagttttctattagtgaaaaatcgCACCAATAATTCCGAAAATTTGcgatttcaaataataaaggaACTTCAGCTTTGTGCAATAATATAGTTTCAGATTCCGTCTTCACCTTACCGCTGGtcaagaaaaacatatttaatcgACACTTAGCAGGCTTATTGAACATAAGCGACATTGAGTTTTACACATATTTGAATCAGCACATTTTCTCCTTTTTTTATACGTCCACGGCGAAGCcacccactacacctgatggtaagtgaagtggggtccaatagattggcgactgacgagagttgattacccctcggcagtcggtacaattatgccggcctcttagAACCggaatacacaggctgatcccgaataGCGACAttcttacgtgggccattatggctgGTTTTATCCGGACGggtggtagctatccgggcggttataaaatatatcctaccaccagcaaactccgtttttgcaatatcaacttttctatacaaaatgtcgcttaagtcactTAGCTTGCCAACCGTCGGTTAGACATCGTAGATGTTAATGGGGCACCCACTTATTcatttatcactacatagtataaaacaaagtcgctttcccTGTCcttatctatgtatgcttaaatctttaaaactacgcaacggattttgatgcggttttttttaatagatagagtgattcaagaggaaggtttatgtgtataataataacatccattaaatagtcagcattagacccgtgcgaagccggggcgggtcgctagtcaaTGGATACTTATGGAGACTGCTTATTCATTTTCTTTCTGATTAATGAAAGGCACACTCACCGATCTTAACTGAACAGTTGTCAACTTTGGACTGGTACTCTATGTTGAGATTTCTTGCGCCTTCTATGCCGCTCGCGGACGGGTCCTCGAAGTCTATGTTTAAGGGCCATTGCACTGGAAATACAAGATCAAAACAGCTCTCAAATAATGACATAACATAAGGTTACATTTAATCGGAGTTTATATTTACCAGAATGGTTATGTTCGCAGGAGTTTGGACATTACTTACTAGTTTATGCTTTGTTCTCGCGGGTTTTTCCGCTTAGAATTAGGTTTTAAACTAACTTATGCCGTTAAGGCTCAGTGTGCCCtaaatttcattacaataaattCGAATTAACAAAAACGATGTATACCTCCACTTTTCGACTTTGGATTCAATATAGAACGATACATACACagacacccccccccccccccccgccgaAACGATTCTTGTGcacttggtctccacaccaaatgcacgcccatgcacgggggcacatttgccgcgaccttAGGCACACAGCTCGTGTGTATATCTCATTGTTGCTAAATTCACAGTGAGGTCTATCTAAGAGTTCGCGGACATTTGCCGtcccttccttccaaccatcctaataaCTCCCGCttcttcctcttctcttccttctctctatcccctcccttcttttTCCTGGGCCCTAGACCGTCTAGCTGCAGGCTACCAagcctccagtgatagcggtagggcccaccaactcatggggctgccgtggttgctaagccgggggatcgcttgtacaccgttagcaggatacccccggtgataaccacggcagttcccctaaaaaaaaacaatacatacaataacaatgtataaaatagCACATACCAAAATTAGCAAAGACTAGATTCCTTCTGAAAGTCgcggaatatttaaatatgagtgGCACCACTGCGACGTGGAACACGAAGATGCCCGACGTTATCGACGCGCCAAGAGCCAGGAACCTGGAATGAAGGGAGAGgctttacatacatacattcacaATTATCATCCCCGAAAGGGAAGGCAGAGATCTAGCTAATACACGCACTTTTAGCCAACATTGCATCACGCTTTTTTTCATAGGTAATGGTCAATGGTCTTCTATTCGCAATGTTTGTTCCGTTCACGATCAGTGATGTTTTAAGGGGTGAGCTAAACAAATCGGGCACTTTTAAATGCCTCTACTAGTAAGTGGAATAAAGTCCAGACGatgatgattatccctcgccggtcgacacaattatggcggcctgtttgAAACAAGATTTATACAGATAAAGCAACAGGTTGATcgcgaaacgcgacacacttacatcactatgacgggttttatgCATTTCCAAagtccaggctgatactgagcagaatgACGCCAGAAGGTCAGTCGCACCGCGCGCGCTAAAACTACGCCATTACCTACTAAGCATTATTGGCTGACTCCTATAAAAAACCAGCTTCCATCGGAtctgttttgctggtggtaggatacgttttatatccacccggataacgaccaccataCATAAGGcgtacccgccatagtggcccacgtaagtgtgccgcgttccggactcagcctgtgtatatccggttccaacaggccgacataattgtgtcaactgtcgagaggtaatcatctctcgtcagtcgacgttcaattcctactccacttatcatcaggtgcagtgtagGCACTTTGCTGTGTTCCTATAAAACATCTATGGCGAAAATGGGCCATCAccacatagtataaaacaaagtcgctttctctgtccatatgtgtgcttaaatctttaaaactacgcaacggattatgatgcggttttttttaatagatagagtgattcaagaggaaggtttacatgtataataacatccattaaatagtggagaaatattgcacccgtgcgaagccgggacGGGTCGCTAGTTCAGTATAAACTTTCTTTGACACGCttacatactatttattttgataggtttatttttaccattaacGCGTAGCTATCGGTTGgatactttattataatcagtCATGGATTCAGTAAGTGTGTAAGTTTTGCcacactattattttttagcaataaacatttacacacacacacacgcaaaCACGCGCGTGTTTTATCCCCGAGAGGGTAGGGATACGTGCCACTAGTGCACCGATGTGATAGGGAGCCTattgctatatcgggcacaggcagcatactccgggctgatactgagtaataataataataataatttcagctctgtattatatactgtcccactgttgagcacgggccttctctactactgagagggattaggccttagtccaccgctggcctagtgcggattggtagacttcacacaccctcaaaattcctatagagaacttctctggtatgcaggtttcctcacgatgttttccttcatcgttaaagcaagcgataagtcacaaaggatacacacatattttttttttaggaaagtcatacgtatgtgcccttgggatttgaacctgcggactttcgtctcgacagtccgttctacaaccaactaggctatcgccgctttaatactgaatagaaaaacccaatatcacgcccgacctggggatcgaaaCCGAGACCCCAGCACTGCTGCCGTACCGTAAAGCATGCCAACAAGGCATTCAGTGCAGTGCAATGTATTAGATTTATACCTTAGTTTAATTATCAAACGGTGGTTAACTAGACGGttacaacatataataaaaaaaacaacaaataaatgatCTCACGAtgaataaatacacaaattaaataattttcgtcTAATTAgcaagtattttgtttttttttaaattactcatTAGTATGG
Above is a window of Manduca sexta isolate Smith_Timp_Sample1 chromosome 2, JHU_Msex_v1.0, whole genome shotgun sequence DNA encoding:
- the LOC119189073 gene encoding lysophosphatidylserine lipase ABHD12-like, which produces MFDIYGVCILVPLYTIGFLALGASITSGIFVFHVAVVPLIFKYSATFRRNLVFANFVQWPLNIDFEDPSASGIEGARNLNIEYQSKVDNCSVKIGLWHILPKSVYERLKGNFEKNQDKEELNRILDQELANSKTPIMLYCHGNSNSRAAEHRIQLYKFFQQMDFHTIAFDYRGYGDSTKIRPTENGVVEDSLVVYEWLRTTVDKGDRKPPIFVWGHSLGTAISSHLLGNLKELSTSVLERSTPLPLPNGLILEAPFNNLPDEVAKHPLSKLVTWLPYYESTFVAPFRSDRGQRFMSDAHLSRAPALPVLILHAKDDVIVPFVVGLKLYRSVLESRSEGGATIKLHAYDKSENLGHKWICHAKDLSDVIGDFVQCHQ